A region of the Deinococcus hopiensis KR-140 genome:
GCCGCTGCGCCCAGCGGAATGGTGATCGCCACAGTCAGGAACGACACCAGCGCGCTTACCCAGACGTGCGAGCCGAGGAGGATCGGCGTGGCGAACACCGCGCGGAAGTTGTCGAGGGTGGGGGTGAACAGCAGGCGCGTGGAGTACACATCAATCTGGTTTTTGAAGGCGGCCAGGATCATCCATACCAGCGGGAACATCACGAAGAAGATGACCGCGAGCGTAGCGGCCACTTCGCCGGTCTGGGCGAGGCGGCGGCGCCTGCGGACGCTGGAATCTGGCTTATGGATCAGAGGGGCCTGCATCAGTCGCCCCTCATCAGTGTTCGCACGTAGAGCGTGGCGAGCAGTGCCATGACCGCGACGATGATGTACGAGACGGCGGAGGCGTAGCCCAGATCGAGGTTCCGGAAGGCCACCTGGTAAACGAAGAAGTACAGGGTCTGGGTGGAGTCGCCCGGGCCGCCCCCCGTCATGATGGCCACCTGATCGAACATCTTGACCGCCGAGATGATCTTGAGAAGCGCCACGATGTAAATCACAGGCGCGAGCAGGGGCAGCGTGATGCGCCGGAAGATTTGGAAGCTGGTCGCGCCGTCTACCCGGGCAGCCTCGGTGGCCTCGGTGGGAATCGAGCCGAGCGCACCGATGAACATCAGGGCGAACAGCGGTGCCCACCCCCAGATTTCGGACATGGCGATGGCCACCAGGGCGCTGAAGTCGTGGCCCAGCCAGACGTAGCCTTTCAGGGGCGCAAACACCTCGCCCAGCATCTTGGAGTACACGCCGTACTCCGGGTTGAGCATGAAGCGCCAGGAGTAGCCCTTAAGGACGGGGGCCACCGCGAAGGGAAAGATCAGCAGCGTGCGCGCGAAGACGTTCAGCCGGGTGGGCTTGGCCAGAATCAGGGCGATGGCCAGTCCGGTCAGCAGGGTCAGCGTGACCGAGATCAGGGTGTACAGCGCGCTGACCCCCAGGCTGTTCAGGAAGCCCGCGTCGGTAAAAGCCCGCGCGTAGTTTGACAGGCCGACGAAGGGACCGGGCGTGGGTGAGTTGATGAGGCGCCAGTCACGGAACGAGGTGATCAGCGAAGCGATCAGCGGGTAGATCACGGTTGCCAGAATCACCAGCAGGCCGGGTCCGAGCATCAGCCAGCGCAGGCTGCTGCTCTGGGGCCGCCAGGGCTTGGAAACGCCGCGTGAGGGTGGGGGGGCCAGGCCATCAGCCAAGAGTTCAGGCGTCGTTGGAGAAGGTTCCATCGGGGTTCACCTCAGCCGGGCCAACCTGAGGGGGTGGCCCGGCATGCCCTGCAGGGGTGACGGCGGGGTGCCTACATCATTTGTAGTAGCCGGCCCGCTTCTGGATGGCGTCCACGTCCCGGGCCATGCGGTCGAGGGTGGTCTTGACGTTGGCTCCGGTGGCCATCTGGTTGATGCCGACTTCCAGCACGCTCTGGATTTCGGCCCAGGTCTTGACTTGCGGGAGGGTGCGGGCGGTACGCAGCGCCTGGGCACCGACTTTGGGGATGCCGCCGTTGGCCGCATTGACCTTGGGATCGTTCATGCCCGAGAAGGTCACGATGGTATTGTCGGCCTCGGCAGGAATGCTCCGGTTGGCAGCGACCTTTTTCTGCACCTGCGTGCTGGTCACATACTTGACGAACTCCCAGGCCGCGTCCGGATGTTTGGAGTTCTTGAAAATACCCAGTGGCCAGATCAGGGCGTAGTTCTGGGTCTTGCCACCGGCCCAGCCGGGGGCAGGTGCGAAACCGATGTTGTTGAGCACGGCGGGAGTGACGGCCTTGGGGTCGGCGAAGCGCGCCCAGTACCACCACCAGCCCACCCACATGGCGGCCCGGCCCTGTAAGATCTCGGACGAGGACTCGGGCTCCGCGAAGGTGGTGGCTGCGGCGTTGGTGACCTTGTTCTTGCGCAGAACATCGATGTAGAACTGCGTGGCCTGCACGCCCTTGGCACTGTTAAAGACTGGGCGTCCGGTTTTGTCGAGGATGTCACCGCCATTGCCCCAGAGCATGCTGACCCAGCTGAAGAGGTTTTGCCCGGCGCTCACGCCGTACATGGTCGACAGGCCCGCCATGTCGGGTTTCTTCTGCTGAATCACGGTGGCCGTCTTGACCACGTCCTGCCAGGTGGTTGGCACCTTCAGCTTGAGCTCGTTGAAGACGTCTTTGCGGTAGAACAGTACCAGCGGGTGTCCCCGGAAGGGCAGTCCCACGATGTTGCCGGCGGTATCGGTCGACGCTTCAATGTAAGCGTTCGGGTAGTCCTTCATATTGATCTTGTCGGCAGCGATGCGGCTGTTCAGGGGCAGCATCTGGGACTTGAAGGCCTCACCCCAGGCGTCCACCCAGGCGACCACGTCGTAGGTGTTGCCGGTTGTGGCCTCTACCAGAATCTTCTGCTGCAAGGCCTCATACGGGGTGTTTTCCCATTTGACCGTGATGCCCGTGAGTTTCTGGAATTCGCTGCCCTCGCCCGTGAGTTTGATCATCTGGGCGAATTGCCCGGCGGTGGCGCAGCAGATCAGGAACTTGAGCTGCGTGCCGGCGTAGGGCTTGCCGGATTTCAGGCCGTAGGTGGCGGCGGTCTGCGCCAGGCCTGGCGGGGTCGTGGCCAATGCGCCCAGTATCCCCAGGGTCAATCCGATGCGCCGACGAACTCTTCGGTCTGCCTTGATCATGTGGCTCCCTCCTGACAAACGTGTCCTGCACGGGTCATGTTGGCTGCGATGCTCGCTTGGAATGGGGGCGTGCAGCGCTGGGCACTGCGAACGCGTCACCAGAGTTCCCACGGTGGAGTGCAGAGGGGGCGGTGCCGCCGGCTGGGAACGAGATGGAAGGCGGCGGTAGAACGCAGGTGAGTGACGTAGGCGAAACGGCGACGGGTGGTAACGATGACCACCCCTTGAAGTCCCGCCTTGCATACGTATTCATACCTTAGGTGGCAGTCTTCCGCTTTGTCAAGCCCTAATTTCGAGCCGCTTTGGCGAGCAGTTACCAGGGAATCGGCCTGTTTTCATCTTGACGTCACCGCTCCATTGGAGTACGTTTTGCATACGTATTCAAATTCCGCGAGCGGCACCTGTTCGGTGTGGTTCTGCTGATCAGCCCTGCACGTCCCTGGAGGCTTCATGACATCCGAGACCCGATCCTTTCCCTCCCCCACCCAGGAAGACCTCGGTGTCATGACTGGCAACGTGGTGCGCTTTCGCGACCTGAAGTCCCGGCCTATCCCACTCATGTTCATCGACTCGGTCCTCCCGGGCCACCAGCGCCACAACTACGCCGTCATCGGCGACACGGCCGCCGAGAACGATGCCTACGCGCCGTTCATCACATCGCCACACGGCTTTCAGATCGGTATGGTGCGCGCCCGACAGGGCAACGGCCCGGCGTATCACACGCACGATTACATCGAGTCGTTCCTGCCCCTGAAGGGCCGTTGGCGCTTCTACTGGGGTCAGAGCCCGGACCAGGTGGACGGGGAAACGGTCCTGGAGGAATTCGATTACATTACGCTGCCGCCCCAGCTGTGGCGCGGTTTCGAATGCATTGACGAGGGCGAAAGCTGGATCTTCGCCGTGCTTGAAAAACACGAAGTCTACGAGGGCAAAGACCCCTACTGGGCCCCCGACGTGATCCGCCGTGCCCGTGAGTACGGCTTCGAAGCCAGCGAAAACGGCAAGATGATCAAGCCGGACAACTTTGCCGAGCTCGAGCAGCAGTTGCTCCGGCAGTTCGGAGACGACTGACGCCGTGCCCACCCTGTTGCTGCCCGGCACCCTGTGCGACGCAGCCCTCTGGGCGGACGTGGCCCTGCCTCCCGGTGCCCATGTGTGGGCACCGGTGCGAGGCCACACGCTCGCCGAAGCTGCCTGGCAGGCGGCGTCGGCCCAGAGCGGGCCGCTGCACGTCGTGGGTTTCTCGTTGGGCGCGATCGTGGCCTTTGAGTTGCTGCGCCGTTGGCCCGAGCGTGTGCAGCGACTGACGCTGATCAGCGCCAATCCACTCGCGCCCACTGCAAAACAGCTCGTGGCCTGGGCCGATCAGGAGGCCGCCGTGTCGGCCGGCCCGGACGGCTTTGAAGCGGTCGCCCAGCAGGTGGCGGCGGGGGTGGGCCCGCATTCCGAGCGGGTCCTGGCGATGGCGCGGCGGGTCGGTCCAAAGATTTTCCTGGAGCAACTCGCGTTGCTGCGCTCCCGGCCCGACAGCCGTCCAGTGTTCCAGACCCACCGTGGCCCCCTGACGTTGCTGGTCGGAGCGGCCGATACCGTCACGCCCCCCGCCCTCAGTGAAACCGTAAAAGCCCTCGCGCCGCAGGCCGACCTGCGCGTGGTTCCGGGGGCCGGCCACTACCTGCCGCTGGACGCCCCCGGAACTGTCTCGGCCCTGCTCGGAACGTGGGCCCATGCCTGAGCCGGTCCATCAGCGTCTACAACGGGGCGAGAGCGTGCTGAACGGCTGGTTGCACCTGCCCGGCGGCGTGAGCGCTGAGGTGATGGGCCGGGCCGGGTACGATACCCTGACGGTGGACCTGCAACACGGCCTGATCGGCGACGGAGGTCTGGTGCCCACCCTGCAGGCGATTACCGCGACGCCCGCCACGCCATTCGTGCGGGTACCTGGGCTACATCCGCCGGACCTGATGCGCGCACTGGACGCGGGTGCTGCTGGAGTGATCTGCCCGATGATCGATACGCCCGAACAGGCCGCCGCACTGGTGCATGCCTGCCGCTACTCGCCCGTCGGCGGGCGCTCCTTCGGCCCGACCCGCGCCCGTCTGGTATACGGCGACGACTACGTAGCGCGGGCTGAGACCGAACTGCTGATCTTCGCCATGATTGAGACCGCGCAGGCTCTGCAGCACCTCGGCGCCATCGTCCAGACGCCGGGACTCAGCGGCGTGTACGTCGGGCCGGGCGACCTGAGCCTCAGCCTGACCGGACGGGCCACCCTCGATTTCCGCCATGGTGAGGCGGCCAAAGCCGTGGCCCGTATCGTCCAGGTGGCAGACCACCACGGCGTGATCCCCGGCATTTTCACGCCTGGCGGCGAACTCGCGCGTCACGCACTGGACCTGGGGTACCGCTTCGTCACGGCTGGCTCCGACTTCGCGCTCCTCTCCGCGGCGGCGCGTGACGTCCTCACTGACCTGCGGCCAGCAGACGTATCCACCCCACCCGCGTCCCTGTATTGATCGCTCCCCACCTACGCCGCGCAAGGAGGCACCCGATGGCCCGCATTCTGAAATCTGGCATGAACGCCGACACCCAGCTCAGCATCAACGAAAACGTGCAGCAGACGGTCCGCGGCATCATTGCGGACGTGCGGGAACGGGGCGACGAGGCGCTACGCGCGTACTCGCAGAAGTTCGATGGTTGGAACCCGCCGCAGTTCCGGCTGAGCCCCGAGCAGATCGGGCAGCTGGTCGCTCAGGTGCCCGCCGATCAGCTGGCCTCGATCCGCTTCAGCCTTGAGCAGGTACGCACCTTCGCTCAGGCGCAGCGCGATTCGATCCGAGACGTGGAAATCGAGACGATCCCGGGCGTCACCCTGGGCCACAAGGTCTTACCGGTAAATTCAGCCGCGTGCTACGTGCCGGGTGGGCGGTATCCGATGATCGCCTCGGCCATCATGAGCGTGGCGACGGCCAAGGTCGCGGGCGTGCGCCGCGTGGTGGCCGTCACGCCCCCGAAGGACGGGCAGCCTTACCCAGCCACTGTGGCGACGATGCACCTCGCTGGGGCTGACGAGATCTACATCATGGGTGGGGTACAGGCACTTGCGGCGCTGGCGCTCGGCACAGAGCGTGTGGCACCTGTGGACATGCTGGTCGGGCCGGGGAACGCCTACGTTGCCGAGGCCAAGCGGCAGCTCTTCGGGCAGGTGGGCATCGACCTGCTTGCCGGTCCCACCGAAACCCTGGTGATCGCCGACGAGTCGGTGGACGCCGAGATGGTCGCCACCGACCTGCTCGGACAGGCCGAGCACGGCACCAATTCCCCGGCCGTGCTGCTCACCACCTCCGAGACGCTGGCTCAGCAAGTCACTGCGGAAATCGGGCGCCAGTTGCGCGTGCTTGCCACTGCCGAGGTCGCCGCGCAGGCCTGGCACGATTACGGGCAGATCATCCTGGCCGAAGACGCGGATGAAATGGTGCATCTGGCGGACGAGATTGCCTCGGAGCACGTGCAGGTGCTCACCCGTGACCCGGACTATTTCCTGGCACGCATGACCAACTACGGCTCGCTGTTCCTGGGTCCAGAGACCAACGTCGCTTACGGCGACAAGACCATCGGCACCAATCACATCCTGCCGACTGGACGCGCGGCCCGCTACACCGGCGGGCTCTGGGTGGGCAAGTTTCTCAAGACGGTGACCTACCAGCGCGCCACGCGCGAGGCCTCGGTGCTGATCGGCCGCCACTGCTCAGTGATCTGTGGGGTTGAGGGCTTCGCTGGGCATCAGCGACAGGCTGACTTACGCGTGGAGCGCTACGGCTCCGCCGTGCCCATCGGGGCAGATGCTTGACTGGAGGTGGCCTTATGCTGAGGCCACGCCCATGACCCGTCCTCCCACCAACGCCACCGGCCCGGCCCAGCGGGTTACGTCCCTCGACGTGTCGCGCGTGGCGGGGGTGTCCCAGTCTGCCGTTTCCCGCGCGTTCACCCCAGGGGCGTCCATTAGCCCTGAGACGCGCCGCCGGGTTCTGGAAGCCGCGCAGCGCCTGGGCTATCAGCCCAACGCCATCGCCCGCTCGCTGGTCACCCAGCGAAGCGGCATTGTGGCCCTGATTGTAGGCGAGCTACACAATCCCTTCTACCCGCAGGCCCTCTCGCAGTTCGCGCAGGCGCTGGAGATGCGCGGCAAGCGGGCATTGCTGCTCACCCATGACGCGCGGCGCGACGTGCAGGAGACCCTGGAAGCCGCACGGTCCTACCAGATTGAGGCGGCCATCGTCTTCCCGACCCGCCTGAACGCGGCGCCGCCCAGCTTGGGCAATGTGGAGGAAGGGGGAATTCCCGTCTTGCTGTTTAACCGTCACCTTCCCGGACATCAATTGTTGTCGGTCGCCTGCGACAATTACAGGGGTGGGCGGCTGGCCGCGCAAGTGCTGCTTGACGCTGGGTCCCGCCAGCCCGCCTTCATTGGGGGCGACCCCGACACCTCCACCCACCAAGACCGCCTGCGCGGCTTCACGGAACGCTTGGCCGAAGCTGGCGTGCGTCCCGTCGCCACTCCGGCCCGCGCGTTTCAGTACGACTGGGGCGTGCAGGCCACCCTGCACCTGGACGCGGCGGGTGACCGACCCGACGCGTTTTTCGGGGCCAACGACATCGTGGCGATCGGGATACTTGACGCCCTTCGAACGCTCGGTCGACGTGTGCCGCAGGAGGTCAGCGTGATTGGTTTCGACAATATCGAGGAATCGGCCCGGTTGGCCTACCGTTTGACGACCATCGGTCAGCCCTTAGAGGCCATGGTGGAAGACGCGTTGCGCGCGTTGGAGGACCCGCAGCCAGGTGAAGGCCCCCGGCTGCACCCCGGTGAGCTGATCTGGCGCGACACTGTAGCCGGGTCCCGGCCATGAGTGGGGCGGGGGACCTGAGGGGCCGCGTCGCGCTGGTGACGGGGGGCGGCGGCGGGATCGGCAGCGCCATCTGCGAAGCGCTGGCCGGAGCAGGGGCCACGGTCCTCGTCGGCTATGCCAGTCAACCTGAACGCGCCGTCCAGCTGGCCGCTGGACTTCCCGGCGCCGCCCACCACGCTCTGCGGGTGCCGGTGGACAACTCGGGCGTGTTGGCCCAGGCGGCCGCGGACGTGATGGCCACCCAGGGTCGCCTGGACCTCCTTGTGAACAACGCGGGCGTGACCACCCCCGTGCCGCATGCGGACCTGGACAGTCTGAGTGATGAGTGGATCGACACGATTCTGCGCGTGAACGTGCGAGGGGCTTTCGCCGCTGTGCGTGCTTTTGCTCCACTGCTGCGGTCGAGCGGCGACGGCCTGATCGTGAATATCTCCTCGGTTGCGGCCGTCACAGGACTGGGTTCCAACGTCGCGTACTGCGCGTCCAAAGCCGCGCTCGATTCGATGACCCGCTCCCTGGCCCGCGCTCTGGCCCCGGAGATCCGCGTATTGAGCGTATCTCCCGGCTGGGTGGACGGCGAGTACGCGGCCCGCATGCCTACCGACCTGGTCGCCGCACAGGCAGCACTGACCCCACTGGGCCGCATCGCCCGCCCTCAGGAGGTCGCGCGCGCTGTGATAGCCGCTGCGACGCACCTTACCTTCAGTACAGGAACGGTGATTCCAGTGGACGGCGGCCGACCTCTAAATTGATGACCACATCATTCCGTCCTGCGACACCTGGAGCACACTCCCTGGCATTGATCTGGGATACGCCCTTCACCTCCGTAGATAACAACTTCGCTTTTCATTGTTTTATACGGATTCCGAATAGACCATTTACAGTGGAAGGATGAGACCGTCTGCTTTTACCCAGCCGCTCCAACATTCCGCCGAAGAGCAACTACTCGGTACGAAAAGATGGGCATAAGAACTTCATTGCGGAAGATACTGACGAGACCGTGCCAGATATTCATACCCTGCTTGCGAAGGGTAGAAATATAACTGCGAATACGACAGAAGTTCATGCCACCTTCCGCTGAACGAAAGCCACCAGACACCTTCCGTTTTACGCAGGCCATCCGGATGTCCCGCTCCGCTTGATTATTGTCAAACGGCACTCCTTCGTCATGGAGGAAGCGCAGTATCGCTTCACGGTGCCGCTGGCACCGCAGCGCCAGGTTGCGCCCTCGGGTCTGCTTCACCCGACCTCGTTGTCCAGGCATAGGTCTAGCACTTGCCGAGCCAGCAAATCTTGCACTTCGACCTCGTTCCAATGCTGTCCACACGTACAGGTTCCTGTCACCGGCAGGACGATCACCTCATCAGGCGAGGCGCTCATCTTCAAGGTTGTTCCTGGGTGTCCTTCCTGACCACCAGGAGAGCGAACGCCTTTCTGGCGTTCGCTCTTGGGCTTCTTCCGCCAGACTTGGTCCTGGCTGGGGGGTTGATGGGAGGTCTGACTGGTCTGCGCGAAGCTGACTTCCAACTCGCGAATACGCGCTTGGAGACGTTCACAATTCGGGCAGGTTACGTCCGAGATGCTTCACCTTACCTCATCCCAACCGCGCCCTCAGGGGCTGCTGAATAGTTACAGGTTGCTTACTTCACCCTCTCAATCACCAGGGCTGTCGCGTTGTCCGGTGCTCCGGACTCCAGACTCAGCTCCAGCAGGTGCTCAACGGTCCTTTGCAGCGAGGGCTCGTGGAGCAAAATACCGTGCAGTACGGTTGGCTGCACCTCACCCCATACGCCGTCCGAGACCAGCAGCACGCGGCTGCCCACGGACAATTCCAGCGGCTCTTGCAGCACCTGAACGTAGTTGTCCTGTACGGCCCGCAGACTGCCGAGCGAACGCAGCACCTTGTTGCGCTCTGGGCTCACCTGGGCTTCTTCCGCCGTCATCTGGCCGCTCGCCACCATCGCGGCCACGTAGGAATGGTCTTTGCTGAGCTGCTGCACTGCGCCGCCCTGCGCCAGATAAGCGCGGGTGTCGCCCACATGGCCCAGCTGCAACCGGGTGCCGCGGATCTCCACGCCTGTGAGCGTGCAGCCTCCATCCCGGCCCTGCATGTCGGTCAAGACGGCAGCATTGGCGTCCCACACCTGGGCTTCCAACGTCGGTGCCACCGAACCGAGAAAGGCCCGTACAGCGGCCTGACTCGCCACCTCGCCCGCCGCCATACCGCCCATGCCGTCCGAGACCACGGCCCGCAAGATCAGTTCTCCACCACCATGTTGCCCGGTCTGACGCCAGACAAATCCGTAGGAATCCTCATTGATCGGTCGTTCGGGGTTGAGGCCGATGTCGGTGGCCGCCGCCACCTGATAGACGGGCAGCTTGACCGCCGCCGACTTGAGGGTGTCAAGCAATTGCGTGGGGGTCAGACGTTGCGGCAAGGGGGCCAGCATCCCGCTCAGCAGCTGCGGCACACCCGAGGCATTGACGCCTGCCAGCACGGTGGATGACGGCCCTTCCGCTGGAAGGGGGCGTCCGGTGAGCCACTGAAAAAGCAATGCGCCCAGCAGATACACCCCGCTCTTTGCCTGCGCGGGTTGCCCCTCCTGCACTTCAGGCGGCGTAAAACTGTCGCGCAGGGTGGGTTGAACCGCTTCGCCCTGCCGGGCCACTTGCGGCGGCAACCTCAATTTCAAACCGCCCTGGGTAAGCTGGACGCCGGCTGGATCAAGGTCGATCACAGCGTAGCCCTGTTTTTCCAGGGCGAAGAGCAGACGGGCCAACTCGGTGAGGTGCGCCCGCGCCGCGTCAGGATCGAGCGGTATGGTCAGGGGCGTTCCCTCGGTGGGGGCCAGCACCAACAGGTCGCCCGCCGGGGTCACTCTGGGCAGCAGGCGGTGGGGCCGCAGCTCTGCCCACAGCGGACGGGGCCGCACATACACGTCCACGCTGGGGCCAGCGCCCAGGGCGTTGGCGCTAAACCAGCCGCGTCCCAGGTCCTGATTGAGCTGATAGCCGCTGACCACCTCGCCTGCCTGCGGGCCCTGTACGGCCACCGTCGGCGTGTAGGTCTCTTCCTCCAGCTCGCCCGTGGCAAAGGTGGGGAAATCAGGGAGCGCCGATTGCGCTGTGGCTGCAGCTTCCGGCCCGCCGGGCAGTTCTGCGGCGCGCGAAAGCCCTTCACCGGGGCCCTCTGTGGCCGGAACTTCTGTGGGCCCAGCTCCGCCCAGAGGAGCTTGAGCATCTGAAGTGGCTGGTCCGTCTGGAGCAACGGCGTTGTCCAGAACGGCAGGGGATTCTGGAACAACTGGGCTTGATCCAGCGGCGGCACCTTCCAAAACCGCGGAGGGTTCAGGGTCATGGCCCATGACTTCGGCGTTGCCCGCGTTCAGCCGGGAAGGAAAGACGTAATCCACTTCCAGGGGGCCGGTCCCGTTCTCCAGGTGCTGCTCGGTCCTCAGGTGGGTCAGCGTTTCCGATGCGGGGAGCGGGGGAAGGTCCTGGGGAAGTGCGGTCGCCTGGGTGCCGTTCTCGGGTGACGGAGCTTCCTCAGGGGACGGGCCGTGGAGCAGATCGTCAGGCTGGGTCATCTTCAGCCCTGGTGGAAGATCAGCATCAGGTTGCCAAAGGCCAGTTCGTCACCGTCAGCCAGCGCTGCAGGTTCCTGCAGGCGCGGCGAGAAGCCCGACTCGCCTTTGCGCTTGATATAGACGCCGTTGGTGGAGCCGAGGTCGCGCACCGACCACACGCCCTGTTCGCGGTACAGCTCGGCGTGACGGCGCGAAATGTGCTCCTGGCCGCCCAGGCTGCTCAGGTCGATGTCTACCGGTCCACTGGAAGCGTCGAAGCGTCCAACGACCAGGCGGTCACCTTGCAGAGGAATAGATTCGCCGGTGGGTGCACCGAACTTCTTGACGCCGAGTTTGGCTTCTCCGGTCAGGACAGAGGCCGCTGGGGCCGCGGGAGCGGCAGATTCTGAGACGGATACCCCGGACGTGGACGCTTCAGGCACAGGCGTGACAGCCGCTTCAGCCGCAGTTTCTCCGGATGCAGGGCCCACTGGACGTTCTGCTGGCAAGATGGTCTCAGCGCTCGGCGCTATGCTGGGCAGGGCCACTGCACCGGGAGCCGCCGCGTCAGTGGTGCCGCCTGCAGCTTCGCTGGAAGCGGCCTGAGGGATTGTTTCCGGAGCGGTCTCAGGCACGGGGCTGGACGTGGTGGCCCCAGGCAGCTCCACGCCGCAACCTTCACAGTAGGTGGTGCCCTCGGGGTTGGCGGTGCCGCAGACTTGGCAGAGAACGGTCATGGTGGTTCCTCCGGAAAACTAGAGCGAGATGCGGCGGATGAGTACCAGAAAAAGGATGGCGAGGTCGGCCGCCCCCACGCTGGCACCGACGACGGTGGGCCAGTGAAGGCCCGCCCCCTGGGTGTAAAAATACGCTGCTGCTGTCGCCGCAACGGGCAGGGCCACCGGCAGGGCAAACCACAACAGCCCGCCCGCAAGGGCCCCTACCCCCGCGCCGACCACGGCAGCCACGGCGTACTGCGCCGCCTGAATCGGCGCGGCGAAATACTCGTCCACCGACATGACGGCGATTCCCGCGCCCAGAAGGAGGCCCAGCACGGTGGACACCCGGCGCGACGCCGGGACGCGCTTCTTGCCACCCGTTGGAGCAGGCGTGTTCGGAACAGGCAGGTGTTGAGCAGAAGTCGGAACTGGGATGGGTTGCGGTGGTGCGGGAGTTGGTACGGCTTTGGGCGCGGGTTGAGGAGAGGGGACGGACGGAGATGGTGGCGCGGCTTTGGGGACCGGGGGCGCAGGACCCGGTGGAACTCCGGGCACCGGCCTGGGTACGGGAACCTGGGGCGCTGGCGGCCGGGATACTGGCGCTTGGGGGACTGGTGGTGGAGCGGCCGGTTTCGGCGTTGGCGCAGTGAGGATCGCCAGGAGAGCCTGTGCACTTTGCGGACGGTCCTCTACACGCAGGGCCATGGCCTGTACGACGGCGCGGCGCAGCTGCGGTAAGGTCGAACTGGGCATCGGCGGCAGGGGCGTCCCCAGCATCAGGTCTGTGGCGGGGGGCGGCATCTGCCCGGTCAGGGCGTGCAGCAACGTGGCGCCCAGGGCGTAGATGTCGGTGTATGGCCCGAAGCGACCGGAATTGCCGTACTGTTCCAGAGGCGCGTACCCGGGCGTGACCAGCCGGGTATGGCTCTGCGTTTTGCCCGCGACGAAAGTCCGCACCGAACCGAAGTCAATCAGCACGATGCGGCCCGTCTGGTGAAAAAAGATGTTGTCCGGCTTGATATCGCGGTGCAGCAGCCCACGCTGATGAATAACTTCCAGCGTCTCCGCCACCGAGCGGGCCACCTCGAGCACCACGTGGGGCGGTACCGGCCCGCGTTTCTCGATCAGGCTGCCGAGGGTGCTGCCTTCGAGGAATTCCATCACCAGATACGCGGTGCTGTTCTCCTCGAAGTAGTTCATCACCCGCACGATGCTGGCGCTGTTGAAGCTGGCGAGCACTTTCGCTTCGTCCAGAAAGCCTTTTTTGGTCGTCTGATACTCGGCACTGCTGATGTTGCCCGGCGCGACCACCGTTTTGCCGCGCCGCGAGGACCCGTCCAGAAACAGTTCTTTGATCGCCACCTTGAGGCCCAGCCGCGTGTCCTGACCGGCGTAGGTGATGCCGAAACCGCCCTGCCCGAGCACCTGACCGAGGGTGTACTGGCCGCCCAGTAGGGCCGTTCCCACGGGCAGGGCCACCAGACCTGAGGGGGTCAGCGGTGCGCCGCAGGTGTGGCAGACCGTTTCGCCGGGCTGAACGGCAACGCCGCAGACTGGGCAGTTCACCGACCTACGCTCCGGTCATCTTGCGAATTTCCTCGTCCGTCGGGAGGCCGCCCTCACCACTGCCCGCCTTGAGGGTCTGCGTTTTTGCGCCCAGCCGCATGGTCTTGGCTGTGCC
Encoded here:
- a CDS encoding DUF6444 domain-containing protein, whose amino-acid sequence is MSDVTCPNCERLQARIRELEVSFAQTSQTSHQPPSQDQVWRKKPKSERQKGVRSPGGQEGHPGTTLKMSASPDEVIVLPVTGTCTCGQHWNEVEVQDLLARQVLDLCLDNEVG
- a CDS encoding FHA domain-containing protein, with product MTVLCQVCGTANPEGTTYCEGCGVELPGATTSSPVPETAPETIPQAASSEAAGGTTDAAAPGAVALPSIAPSAETILPAERPVGPASGETAAEAAVTPVPEASTSGVSVSESAAPAAPAASVLTGEAKLGVKKFGAPTGESIPLQGDRLVVGRFDASSGPVDIDLSSLGGQEHISRRHAELYREQGVWSVRDLGSTNGVYIKRKGESGFSPRLQEPAALADGDELAFGNLMLIFHQG
- a CDS encoding serine/threonine protein kinase, encoding MNCPVCGVAVQPGETVCHTCGAPLTPSGLVALPVGTALLGGQYTLGQVLGQGGFGITYAGQDTRLGLKVAIKELFLDGSSRRGKTVVAPGNISSAEYQTTKKGFLDEAKVLASFNSASIVRVMNYFEENSTAYLVMEFLEGSTLGSLIEKRGPVPPHVVLEVARSVAETLEVIHQRGLLHRDIKPDNIFFHQTGRIVLIDFGSVRTFVAGKTQSHTRLVTPGYAPLEQYGNSGRFGPYTDIYALGATLLHALTGQMPPPATDLMLGTPLPPMPSSTLPQLRRAVVQAMALRVEDRPQSAQALLAILTAPTPKPAAPPPVPQAPVSRPPAPQVPVPRPVPGVPPGPAPPVPKAAPPSPSVPSPQPAPKAVPTPAPPQPIPVPTSAQHLPVPNTPAPTGGKKRVPASRRVSTVLGLLLGAGIAVMSVDEYFAAPIQAAQYAVAAVVGAGVGALAGGLLWFALPVALPVAATAAAYFYTQGAGLHWPTVVGASVGAADLAILFLVLIRRISL
- a CDS encoding protein phosphatase 2C domain-containing protein, with protein sequence MTQPDDLLHGPSPEEAPSPENGTQATALPQDLPPLPASETLTHLRTEQHLENGTGPLEVDYVFPSRLNAGNAEVMGHDPEPSAVLEGAAAGSSPVVPESPAVLDNAVAPDGPATSDAQAPLGGAGPTEVPATEGPGEGLSRAAELPGGPEAAATAQSALPDFPTFATGELEEETYTPTVAVQGPQAGEVVSGYQLNQDLGRGWFSANALGAGPSVDVYVRPRPLWAELRPHRLLPRVTPAGDLLVLAPTEGTPLTIPLDPDAARAHLTELARLLFALEKQGYAVIDLDPAGVQLTQGGLKLRLPPQVARQGEAVQPTLRDSFTPPEVQEGQPAQAKSGVYLLGALLFQWLTGRPLPAEGPSSTVLAGVNASGVPQLLSGMLAPLPQRLTPTQLLDTLKSAAVKLPVYQVAAATDIGLNPERPINEDSYGFVWRQTGQHGGGELILRAVVSDGMGGMAAGEVASQAAVRAFLGSVAPTLEAQVWDANAAVLTDMQGRDGGCTLTGVEIRGTRLQLGHVGDTRAYLAQGGAVQQLSKDHSYVAAMVASGQMTAEEAQVSPERNKVLRSLGSLRAVQDNYVQVLQEPLELSVGSRVLLVSDGVWGEVQPTVLHGILLHEPSLQRTVEHLLELSLESGAPDNATALVIERVK
- a CDS encoding SDR family NAD(P)-dependent oxidoreductase, encoding MSGAGDLRGRVALVTGGGGGIGSAICEALAGAGATVLVGYASQPERAVQLAAGLPGAAHHALRVPVDNSGVLAQAAADVMATQGRLDLLVNNAGVTTPVPHADLDSLSDEWIDTILRVNVRGAFAAVRAFAPLLRSSGDGLIVNISSVAAVTGLGSNVAYCASKAALDSMTRSLARALAPEIRVLSVSPGWVDGEYAARMPTDLVAAQAALTPLGRIARPQEVARAVIAAATHLTFSTGTVIPVDGGRPLN